From one Babesia bovis T2Bo chromosome 3, whole genome shotgun sequence genomic stretch:
- a CDS encoding MAC/Perforin domain family protein, whose protein sequence is MLLLSVSYILVSIGTLEIKARSSHSPVAERQKSLSVGGENTRNYVGMGYDAVLGNPFGSLGQDKDSGYRNPILETHVTISGDKTKSSEQNGLWVRELSTCWISDTHDDVGDDELVRELQNEFTVEGSENSELLSASINSMADDKPTSKHTVNYRIAKSFCAIRESGIMVPFTGKISSVFIKEVEALPSINEDYGPCTPDVFIVDPLKSDCSSMHQWVKFFKRYGTHMTSHITIGGQIISIDRMVEGEKITKMVKTLGGGESIYKVTDKFSSVMTGKRESHQMLILGGYYFSGLESNDSKAFNRWSKSVWERPMPIRANFTSLEHFMGDKSKSYQHAVRFYRGVQNVANGHSLNYTTISQMLKETVTVVSNTGSAYCPTGMSVVSGFVMTKTEPFHIDSCVASRPFCFSDVLKDNVLAVALCAKGAHINFVTIESKERRKCPNDLVVAFGFQMFTDETSAMQLASCPIGQADCGDMPGKGGIEWKVCTQRNLLDSNFEPRTAATREGYYANMDCPSSQKVVSGFVLRRTRGSLQVDSCMAGISSCSIQCTDGTFTAGNGFIICL, encoded by the exons ATGTTGTTATTATCTGTTAGTTATATTTTAGTCTCCATCGGGACACTGGAGATTAAAGCACGATCTAGCCATTCACCCGTTGCGGAAAGACAGAAGTCACTTTCCGTAGGTGGAGAGAATACTCGCA ATTATGTTGGAATGGGTTATGATGCAGTGCTGGGTAATCCGTTTGGGAGCTTGGGGCAAGATAAGGATTCGGGTTACCGTAATCCCATCCTTGAGACGCACGTAACAATTTCTGGTGATAAAACAAAAAGTTCAGAGCAGAATGGTTTATGGGTTCGTGAATTGTCAACTTGCTGGATTAGCGATACCCATGATGATGTTGGCGATGATGAATTGGTTCGTGAACTGCAAAATGAGTTCACGGTCGAGGGCTCGGAAAATAGTGAACTTTTAAGTGCTAGCATCAATAGTATGGCTGATGATAAGCCTACGAGCAAACATACTGTCAATTACCGTATTGCAAAATCGTTTTGTGCAATAAGAGAGAGTGGTATTATGGTGCCTTTCACTGG GAAGATATCCTCTGTTTTTATAAAAGAAGTTGAAGCACTTCCTAGCATAAACGAGGATTACGGACCATGTACCCCTGACGTTTTTATAGTGGACCCCTTGAAGAGCGACTGCTCCAGTATGCATCAATGGGTAAAGTTCTTCAAGCGTTATGGCACACATATGACTTCGCATATAACTATAG GTGGTCAGATAATATCTATTGACCGTATGGTCGAGGGGGAGAAAATCACTAAGATGGTGAAAACTTTAGGCGGTGGTGAATCCATCTACAAAGTTACTGATAAGTTTTCTAGTGTGATGACTGGTAAGAGAGAATCCCATCAAATGCTGATTCTTGGGGGGTATTACTTTTCGGGTCTAGAATCGAACGATAGCAAAGCCTTCAACCGTTGGTCCAAGAGTGTATGGGAGCGCCCTATGCCAATTCGTGCAAATTTCACTTCACTGGAACATTTTATGGGCGATAAATCAAAAAGTTATCAGCATGCTGTACGATTTTACAGAGGTGTTCAAAATGTTGCCAATGGTCATTCGTTGAACTACACGACAATTTCCCAGATGTTAAAAGAAACTGTTACCGTAGTATCTAACACCGGATCTGCATATTGTCCAACAGGCATGTCTGTAGTATCGGGATTTGTTATGACCAAGACCGAACCCTTCCATATTGATTCATGTGTTGCTTCCAG ACCTTTTTGTTTCAGCGACGTATTAAAGGATAATGTACTAGCAGTTGCGTTATGTGCAAAAGGTGCACATATTAACTTTGTCACTATTGAATCCAAGGAGAGGAGAAAGTGTCCCAATGATTTGGTAGTTGCCTTTGGATTCCAAATGTTCACTGACGAAACATCTGCCATGCAACTCGCATCATGTCCAATAG GACAAGCGGATTGTGGAGATATGCCGGGTAAAGGTGGAATTGAGTGGAAGGTTTGTACCCAACGAAATCTGCTCGATTCTAATTTTGAACCTCGCACAGCTGCCACTCGAGAAGGTTACTACGCAAATATGGATTGTCCTTCATCTCAAAAGGTGGTATCAG GCTTCGTTCTACGTCGCACGAGAGGCTCACTTCAGGTTGACAGTTGCATGGCAGGTATATCCAGCTGTAGCATTCAATGTACTGACGGTACTTTTACAGCTGGTAATGGTTTTATCATTTGCTTATAA
- a CDS encoding prenyltransferase UbiA family protein yields the protein MYNVKSPGLTRRLLPTLSSNFFEQHILHQRRFLYLYNPTRNHRHIWSLYMYGRSCPSTVSSSQPTKNVIPVVALRSMSVKSDCTPTNADRGRSINESITIYGNLMRLQNLAPVGIFAFPALWSSFMAISSTWGYEELKKMVLFCLGAFFGRNAGCCINDMADRNIDKYVERTKTRPMAAGLLSTREALCVLSANAALGLLVLLQFDIRTIRIGILTAIGSCVYPFMKRYTNFPPLFLGLATNLSVYIAWSAIAPTFTLAPSFLYIASNLWTLIYDTVYAHQDLKYDRKIGVKSLAIYWGDNTKKNCKLCSIGISTLLVAAGYASGLNNWYYGLIALSHFWMNRQINAVDLKDAKQCLSFFKRSVIYGALVLTAVVLGNDIPSKVKFTS from the exons ATGTATAACGTCAAGAGCCCGGGGTTAACCCGCAGGCTACTACCTACGCTGTCGTCGAACTTCTTTGAACAACACATCCTACATCAACGACGTTTTCTTTACCTTTATAATCCTACAAGGAATCATCGGCATATATGgtcattatatatgtatgGAAGATCGTGCCCTTCAACAGTTTCATCATCTCAACCGACAAAAAATGTTATACCTGTTGTAGCCCTGCGTTCAATGTCTGTTAAGAGTGATTGTACACCTACCAATGCAGATAGAGGTCGATCAATTAATGAATCCATAACTATCTATGGCAATCTTATGCGTTTACAAAACTTAGCACCTGTTGGAATCTTTGCATTCCCTGCACTCTGGAGTTCCTTCATGGCGATTTCATCAACCTGGGGATATGAAGAACTTAAAAAAATGGTATTATTTTGTCTAGGTGCATTTTTTGGGAGAAATGCAGGGTGCTGTATTAATGATATGGCTGATCGCAATATTGATAAATATGTAGAACGGACAAAAACAAGGCCCATGGCTGCGGGACTCTTGTCTACTAGAGAAG CTTTATGTGTATTATCTGCCAATGCAGCATTAGGACTGCTTGTACTTCTTCAATTCGATATACGAAC GATACGAATTGGGATATTAACTGCTATTGGTTCGTGCGTATACCCATTTATGAAACGGTATACTAATTTTCCTCCGCTTTTCCTTGGTTTGGCTACTAACCTTAGTGTTTATATC GCATGGTCTGCAATCGCACCAACATTTACATTAGCACCGTCTTTTTtatatatcgcatcaaATCTATGGACACTGATATATGATACGGTTTATGCTCACCAGGATTTGAAATACGATCGTAAGATCGGAGTCAAGTCACTAGCTATTTACTG GGGTGACAACACTAAGAAAAACTGCAAGTTGTGTTCTATCGGAATATCAACATTGTTGGTGGCCGCAGGTTATGCTTCAGGGTTAAAT AACTGGTATTATGGCTTGATTGCACTATCACACTTTTGGATGAATCGACAGATCAATGCAGTTGACTTGAAGGATGCGAAACAATGCTTGTCATTTTTCAAGCGTTCAGTAATATATGGAGCATTGGTGCTTACTGCTGTTGTTTTAGGCAATGATATACCTTCCAAAGTAAAATTTACATCATAA
- a CDS encoding putative integral membrane protein, whose amino-acid sequence MIKFRGRMYRLLARHIFPTRKVLCRTKLSNQNSEYQPNVHTEVKHRARDYYSRMEIATLFLQPLSIVIVYIAIVWNGFKYYCDVRCLDDLIKTLRWKYTSYKSIKGTVDDD is encoded by the exons ATGATTAAATTTCGTGGTCGTATGTACCGCCTACTTGCTAGGCACATTTTTCCTACACGAAAGGTATTATGTAGGACTAAATTATCGAACCAAAATTCGGAATATCAACCAAACGTTCATACGGAGGTTAAACACAGAGCGCGCGACTATTATTCCCGCATGGAAATAGCCACCTTATTTTTGCAACCATTATCCATAGTAATCGTCTATATTGCAATAGTGTGGAATGGCTTCAAGTACTACTGTGATGTTCGTTGT TTAGATGATTTAATCAAGACATTGCGGTGGAAGTATACATCATACAAGTCTATAAAAGGCACAGTAGATGATGATTAA
- a CDS encoding putative 20S proteasome subunit alpha 2 → MAEDGEYNFSLTTFSPSGKLVQIENALAAVSKGAPTLGIKSKNGVVIASERATLSPLVESDSINKIDYFTRNIGVVAAGMPADFRIVLKKGRKQAIKYKLLYGDDIPGAELVKEVASIMQEYTHSGGVRPFGISLLLASYDSDGPQLYQIDPSGAYFGWRATAIGDRMQNNMTFLEKRYNPDLELEDAIHIAILTLKEGFEGEMTTDNIEIGIVGSDGIFKILSKDIVNDYLNELL, encoded by the exons ATGGCTGAAGACGGGGAATATAATTTCTCTTTGACGACTTTCAGTCCTAGTGGGAAGCTTGTACAGATCGAAAATGCTCTGGCTGCTGTGTCTAAGGGCGCGCCTACTCTGG GCATTAAATCAAAGAATGGTGTCGTGATTGCTTCGGAGCGTGCAACCCTTTCCCCTCTTGTTGAGTCTGACTCTATAAACAAGATTGATTATTTCACTCGCAACATCGGTGTAGTGGCCGCTGGTATGCCAGCAGACTTTAGGATAGTTCTAAAGAAGGGGCGTAAGCAG GCcataaaatacaaattgCTGTATGGTGATGACATTCCTGGAGCTGAGCTGGTAAAGGAGGTTGCCAGTATTATGCAGGAGTACACCCATTCTGGTGGTGTGCGTCCTTTTGGAATATCTCTTCTTCTTGCATC ATACGATTCGGATGGTCCAcagttataccaaattGATCCATCGGGTGCCTATTTTGGCTGGCGTGCAACTGCAATCGGTGATCGTATGCAAAACAACATGACATTCCTGGAGAAGCGTTACAACCCTGATTTGGAACTTGAGGATGCCATTCACATCGCTATATTGACGTTGAAGGAGGGTTTCGAGGGTGAGATGACAACAGATAACATAGAAATAGGCATTGTGGGTTCAGATGGAATCTTCAAGATTCTATCAAAAGACATTGTAAACGACTATCTCAACGAGCTGCTATAA
- a CDS encoding MAC/Perforin domain family protein, which translates to MAHTNFLFLLTYFAIPYVMTKDGIKNQMKRTIAQGRIPAIEYLGCGYDILYGNPLADDGTLVDPGYRNPIISFTLAHHKSKGKKDLKYANIPGAWIRPLVACQRSDETSIVKSISDYQKALSVDSEVGIGTVDESAKFALSAGYAESSAINLSNERTLHIQRNYCFLLEAALPVNGKYAFKKSFQNATKELKPNFKKAATECTTIRYAINPEYPDCKEVKPWMQLFEMFGTHFTYNIKIGGRLTKISQVNLNKKTNTNMNSVNAGATTQVRNELFGASAGVGLSKGSTKDNTENISFTYVNVLGGRTIGNVEDENEYLEWINSIPEHPMPIRNQLAPLAKLFDSEELKETYDDAMEYYVELNGLKTKSETKEAQA; encoded by the exons ATGGCGCATACAAATTTTCTGTTCTTATTAACTTACTTTGCTATACCCTATGTTATGACCAAAGATGGTATAAAAA ACCAAATGAAACGAACAATTGCACAGGGAAGGATACCTGCAATTG AGTACCTCGGTTGTGGATATGATATTTTATACGGTAATCCATTGGCTGACGACGGCACACTTGTAGACCCGGGATACCGCAATCCTATAATATCTTTCACTTTGGCTCATCACAAGAGTAAAGGTAAAAAGGATCTTAAATATGCTAACATACCAGGAGCATGGATTAGACCTTTAGTTGCATGCCAAAGATCAGATGAAACTTCCATTGTCAAAAGCATCAGTGATTACCAAAAGGCGTTATCTGTTGACTCAGAAGTTGGGATTGGCACCGTAGACGAATCAGCAAAGTTTGCACTATCAGCTGGTTATGCCGAATCTTCAGCAATCAATCTTTCTAATGAAAGGACACTGCACATACAAAGAAATTACTGTTTTCTGTTGGAAGCTGCGTTGCCCGTCAACGGAAAGTA TGCATTCAAAAAATCATTCCAAAATGCTACAAAGGAGCTAAAACCTAATTTCAAAAAGGCAGCAACGGAGTGTACCACCATCAGGTATGCAATAAACCCCGAATACCCCGATTGCAAAGAAGTCAAACCGTGGATGCAACTATTTGAGATGTTTGGGACCCATTTCACCTATAACATAAAAATTG GTGGCCGTCTAACTAAAATTTCACAAGTAAATCTGAACAAGAAAACAAACACAAATATGAACAGTGTGAACGCTGGTGCTACAACACAAGTACGTAACGAATTATTCGGAGCATCTGCAGGTGTTGGTTTATCTAAAGGATCAACAAAAGATAACACTGAAAATATATCTTTCACTTATGTGAATGTCCTGGGTGGGCGTACGATAGGGAATGTAGAAGACGAGAACGAATACCTAGAATGGATAAACTCTATACCGGAGCATCCAATGCCTATTCGTAACCAGCTAGCTCCATTAGCCAAGCTGTTTGACTCAGAAGAACTAAAAGAAACCTATGATGATGCCATGGAATATTATGTTGAACTCA ACGGTCTCAAAACTAAATCGGAAACCAAAGAAGCCCAAGCataa
- a CDS encoding hypothetical protein (Plasmodium falciparum CPW-WPC domain containing protein) yields MLLVKWIGIIYLYFYLPLSVLGRDDLLKLEIPENHATQEIYKAFKNEPKEEHVAERMSDLVASAASERERREEDPFTGECVRDFSLPCPESWTKTGTVCEAPSSYKGDCERSVDMSDFTVERKMLFMSDCKVQWPCKSLIDKVDVQYCKDTERNFLQPCPENFLRHKTESGYVCVPDFSGYVGPCRSVVDFTKFSKESKMLWAQTCGTTWPCMTICPKVFDKCPMDWTMAPDGACDAPASYNGPCEKRIRFTYYTQEMKRKRLMECEIPFECTSECEKDYSQCPVLWKTEADGFCVAPMGTFNCNDILVQLLSEAGKGPVTGSTTALDLRLLDAESRKLYESKCSNVEFPCLEREEDINWSLQCPRGWTISKDDLNSCVPPVVNEDDVCKSPMVFTTEEEKRAFASMCDINWSGTAPESKTVTAAVEHHIDGPINEIGVVHAMNKDSTPEILSTKDGKPSYVTVVKAEEPKEASVTFQRKRSVYNIGPFVTRKTARPERKLYKGFTRETHLMPGST; encoded by the exons ATGCTGTTGGTCAAATGGATAGGCATTATCTATTTGTACTTTTATTTGCCACTTAGTGTGTTAGGTCGCGATGACCTCTTGAAACTTGAGATTCCGGAAAATCACGCTACGCAAGA GATTTACAAGGCATTTAAAAATGAACCTAAGGAGGAACATGTGGCGGAGCGTATGTCCGACTTAGTGGCATCCGCCGCTTCTGAG AGAGAACGGCGAGAAGAGGATCCTTTCACAGGCGAATGTGTGCGTGACTTTTCACTTCCTTGTCCTG AGTCCTGGACG AAAACCGGAACTGTCTGTGAAGCTCCCTCATCTTACAAAGGTGATTGTGAACGTTCTGTTGATATGAGTGACTTTACTGTGGAGCGTAAGATGTTGTTCATGTCTGATTGCAAGGTACAATGGCCTTGTAAAAGCTTGATAGATAAGGTTGATGTTCAATACTGCAAGGATACCGAGCGTAACTTTCTCCAGCCATGTCCTGAAAACTTTCTAAGGCACAAAACTGAATCTGGATATGTCTGCGTCCCTGATTTTTCAGGGTACGTAGGTCCTTGCAGATCAGTTGTTGACTTTACCAAATTTTCAAAGGAATCTAAGATGCTCTGGGCTCAGACTTGTGGTACCACGTGGCCGTGTATGACCATTTGTCCTAAAGTGTTTGACAAATGTCCCATGGATTGGACGATGGCACCGGATGGCGCTTGTGATGCTCCTGCTTCATATAACGGGCCGTGCGAGAAGCGCATTCGCTTTACTTATTACACTCAAG AGATGAAGCGCAAACGTCTCATGGAGTGTGAAATACCCTTTGAGTGTACTTCTGAATGTGAGAAAGACTACAGCCAATGTCCAG TGCTGTGGAAAACGGAAGCTGATGGCTTTTGTGTTGCCCCTATGGGCACTTTCAACTGCAATGATATTTTAGTCCAGCTACTTTCTGAGGCTGGCAAAGGTCCGGTTACTGGTAGTACCACCGCTCTCGACCTGCGCCTGCTGGATGCTGAATCAAGAAAGTTATACGAATCTAAATGCAGCAATGTAGAGTTCCCGTGTTTAGAGCGTGAGGAAGATATAAATTGGTCTTTACAATGTCCAAGGG GTTGGACGATCAGTAAGGACGACTTAAATAGTTGCGTTCCTCCCGTGGTAAATGAAGACGATGTATGCAAATCGCCCATGGTATTTACCACAGAAGAAGAGAAGCGTGCCTTTGCGTCTATGTGCGATATCAACTGGTCCGGCACTGCTCCTGAATCAAAAACCGTTACTGCTGCGGTTGAGCATCATATCGATGGTCCCATTAACG AGATTGGTGTAGTGCACGCAATGAATAAGGACAGTACACCAGAGATTTTATCAACGAAGGACGGGAAACCTTCCTATGTCACTGTTGTTAAAGCGGAAGAACCGAAAGAAGCATCTGTCACATTTCAGCGTAAAAGGTCTGTGTACAATATCGGCCCCTTTGTTACTAGGAAGACAGCGAGGCCTGAGCGTAAACTATACAAGGGTTTTACTCGGGAAACCCACTTAATGCCTGGATCAACTTGA
- a CDS encoding putative integral membrane protein — MGSISYQTSRRLMSAPMMARQFASQPYNPKIVNECKNPSPGKLFRTMRVFGGIAVFFIATPLIVMHFDSKRFEAEMERRRQSNAS; from the coding sequence ATGGGTAGCATAAGCTACCAAACAAGCCGTCGGCTGATGTCAGCCCCTATGATGGCAAGACAATTCGCATCACAACCGTACAATCCCAAAATAGTCAATGAGTGCAAAAATCCAAGCCCAGGAAAGCTCTTCAGGACTATGCGTGTTTTTGGAGGAATAGCTGTCTTCTTTATCGCCACACCACTTATTGTGATGCACTTCGATAGCAAGAGATTCGAAGCTGAAATGGAACGCCGCAGGCAATCGAATGCAAGCTAA
- a CDS encoding putative translation elongation factor G, with protein sequence MCTAYGANSQAFGINRYPYRKIMIPRLIEMLIYGSDGGYRIERIRNIGISAHIDSGKTTMSERILFYSGRIASIHEVRGNDGVGAKMDSMDLERERGITIQSAVTNFKWSTRRTPTEAPKDYMINIIDTPGHVDFTIEVERALRVLDGAILLCCSVSGVQSQTLTVNMQMDRYSIPRIIFLNKMDRDGADPDRVISMIRQKLNIGILQLQLPIYAGSRFEGLIDVLEDCSYYFEGSNGQTVVKKDVPAEYKEATISQKLAVAERLADLDDQFAEEYLENSYNLESMRAAIRRCCLSHKAYPLLMGSAKGNKGVQLAIDAVCHYLPAPSEVVQHGYITDDQTEELDGGYKQPLVAYAFKIQDSPMGQLTFLRLYQGMMRRGQQLYLVEDGKKHSTKKLFKMHASDTEDVSEAYSGEIVAITGLKCNSGVTFTDGRLQLTMAPIFVPEPVVSLALKKVNTSDMTKLSKALNRFKREDPTFRIAIDEESKETVMSGMGELHLGIYVERMKREYNLAVETGPPIVNYRESVTRRVDFSYTHKRQSGGAGQYGKIIGYIEPIGDDANQHLQVEFVNNLVGNDVPPNYVPHIESGFRECCTKGLLCGRQVVNTRIVVNDGQSHEVDSSDVAFKLAAKGAFDESYMDTNPIILEPVMQVEVVTPHEFQAAVLSTITKRKGLVTDTSTYGTNVILQAQVALRNMFGYITDLRAATKGQGEFTMEFKLYQPMNAADQEAVAKEYQESLKN encoded by the exons ATGTGTACCGCCTACGGCGCAAATTCACAAGCCTTCGGCATCAACAGATATCCATATCGCAAAATCATGATTCCACGTTTGATAGAAATGTTGATATATGG CAGTGACGGAGGGTATCGCATTGAACGAATCCGAAACATTGGTATAAGTGCTCATATAGACTCGGGGAAGACCACTATGAGTGAAAGAATCTTGTTTTATTCAGGTCGTATCGCTTCAATTCACGAGGTTAGAGGTAACGACGGTGTAGGAGCGAAAATGGACTCTATGGACTTGGAACGTGAACGCGGTATCACCATTCAATCTGCAGTTACTAATTTTAAGTGGTCTACTAGAAGAACGCCTACTGAAGCGCCAAAGGATTACATGATTAACATCATAGACACTCCCGGTCATGTTGATTTCACTATAGAGGTTGAACGTGCTCTTCGGGTATTAGATGGTGCCATTTTATTGTGTTGCTCAGTTTCCGGTGTCCAGTCTCAGACACTAACGGTAAACATGCAGATGGACAGGTACAGCATACCCCGTATCATCTTCTTAAATAAAATGGATCGTGATGGAGCTGACCCAGACAGGGTGATTTCTATGATACGACAGAAGTTGAACATTGGGATACTACAGCTACAACTTCCTATATATGCAGGTAGCCGTTTCGAAGGCTTGATAGATGTATTGGAAGATTGTTCCTATTATTTCGAGGGTTCAAACGGTCAGACAGTTGTAAAGAAGGATGTACCAGCTGAATACAAAGAGGCGACTATTTCACAAAAGTTAGCTGTTGCAGAAAGATTGGCCGATTTGGATGATCAATTTGCAGAGGAGTATCTTGAAAATAGTTACAACCTTGAGTCAATGCGCGCGGCTATCCGGCGCTGTTGTCTGTCTCACAAAGCTTACCCACTACTGATGGGTTCTGCCAAAGGTAACAAAGGGGTCCAACTTGCCATAGATGCGGTTTGTCACTATCTACCAGCACCTTCGGAGGTAGTGCAACACGGTTATATCACTGATGACCAAACGGAGGAACTTGATGGTGGATACAAACAGCCTTTGGTAGCATATGCGTTTAAAATCCAAGACAGTCCTATGGGACAATTGACCTTTTTGCGTTTGTACCAAGGTATGATGCGCCGTGGGCAGCAATTATACTTGGTTGAGGATGGCAAAAAGCATTCTACAAAGAAGCTTTTTAAAATGCATGCTAGCGACACTGAGGATGTTTCTGAGGCCTACAGTGGTGAAATAGTTGCCATAACAGGTTTGAAGTGCAATTCGGGTGTTACATTCACTGATGGAAGGTTGCAATTAACTATGGCTCCCATATTCGTCCCTGAGCCGGTGGTTTCACTTGCCTTGAAAAAGGTAAATACCAGTGATATGACGAAATTATCTAAGGCACTTAACCGTTTTAAGCGGGAAGATCCTACATTCAGGATTGCGATAGATGAAGAGAGCAAGGAGACTGTTATGAGTGGCATGGGAGAGTTGCATCTTGGTATTTACGTTGAACGCATGAAGCGTGAGTACAACCTCGCAGTTGAGACTGGGCCTCCCATAGTAAACTACCGCGAATCTGTCACTCGCAGGGTAGATTTTTCCTATACCCATAAGCGTCAATCTGGTGGTGCAGGTCAGTACGGCAAAATTATTGGATACATTGAGCCCATTGGTGATGATGCAAATCAGCATCTGCAGGTTGAATTTGTGAACAACCTCGTTGGTAACGATGTACCACCGAACTACGTCCCACATATAGAAAGCGGATTTCGTGAATGTTGTACAAAGGGGCTATTATGTGGCCGTCAGGTTGTGAACACCAGGATTGTCGTTAACGACGGTCAGTCCCATGAGGTGGATTCGTCTGACGTAGCCTTCAAACTCGCTGCCAAAGGAGCCTTTGACGAATCGTATATGGACACAAACCCTATTATATTGGAGCCTGTAATGCAGGTGGAGGTTGTTACTCCTCATGAGTTCCAGGCCGCCGTACTGTCTACAATCACTAAACGTAAAGGTCTGGTTACGGACACTTCTACATACGGTACTAACGTCATCCTTCAAGCTCAAGTGGCGCTTCGTAACATGTTTGGATACATCACGGACCTCAGAGCTGCAACCAAAGGTCAAGGTGAATTCACAATGGAGTTCAAGCTATATCAACCTATGAATGCGGCCGACCAAGAAGCGGTAGCTAAAGAGTATCAAGAGAGCCTCAAAAATTGA
- a CDS encoding putative signal peptidase I produces MDYIKSEINTFKNDVRVFLKRPRESIEQLLRTACVLFTALMLWKSVTLYTGTDSPVVVVLSGSMEPAFYRGDILFLMKQEKITAGDIVVFKVEGRDIPIVHRALSLHANGHDINVLTKGDNNEVADRGLYARGQKWLADENILGTVLLCIPKFGLLTIQLNDNPVVKWLLISVLIYLVMTGKG; encoded by the exons ATGGACTACATCAAATCGGAAATTAACACCTTCAAAAATGATGTGCGGGTGTTTCTAAAGCGGCCGCGCGAAAGTATCGAGCAGCTGCTTCGAACTGCCTGCGTACTCTTCACAGCCCTGATGCTATGGAAGTCAGTAACTCTCTACACCG GTACTGACTCACCTGTCGTGGTGGTCCTCAGTGGGAGTATGGAACCGGCATTCTACCGTGGCGACATACTGTTTCTCATGAAGCAGGAAAAGATAACTGCTGGAGATATAGTTGTATTCAAGGTTGAAGGTAGAGATATACCAATAGTCCACCGTGCGTTGAGCCTCCATGCCAATGGACATGATATCAACGTCCTTACAAAGGGTGACAACAATGAGGTAGCTGATAGGGGACTCTATGCGCGCGGACAGAAGTGGCTAGCGGACGAAAATATACTAGGAACCGTTTTACTATGTATCCCCAAATTTGGGCTACTCACCATACAACTAAACGACAATCCTGTTGTCAAATGGTTGCTGATATCGGTACTCATATACTTGGTAATGACTGGAAAAGGGTGA